From Lagenorhynchus albirostris chromosome 10, mLagAlb1.1, whole genome shotgun sequence, the proteins below share one genomic window:
- the LRTM1 gene encoding leucine-rich repeat and transmembrane domain-containing protein 1, with amino-acid sequence MVGKRGGPVGKYDVGAHQSEFNGISNALLLFFLFVVGELLLLSSMIFLLPVVCGCPERCHCHSPSNFVDCSRQGLAEVPSDLPPQTLTLHLQDNQIRQLPASAFKSVPQLTALNLHNNSLSNLTSGVFHGLQHLRVLNLTQNSLHSLESRLFHSLPQLRELDLSSNNISHLPTSLGEPWENLTVFAIQQNQLQQLDRALLESMPRVRHLFLKDNLWKCNCHLLSLKLWLETFIYKGGITDSIICASPDTWKGKDLLKIPHELYQPCPFPSPDLESSQVQQLGAAHRAVPRPPESHSSGERDHWECEIKPKPRPANLRHAVATIIITGVVCGIVCLMMLAAVIYGCTYAAITAQYHAGRLAQINEPAKTEGKELFDSSMA; translated from the exons ATGGTAGGGAAGAGGGGGGGTCCTGTTGGAAAATATGATGTGGGTGCTCATCAAAGCGAGTTCAACGGTATCAGTAATGCACTGTTACT tttctttctgtttgttgTAGGCGAACTGCTCCTGCTCTCAAGTATGATTTTCCTGCTCCCGGTGGTGTGTGGCTGCCCAGAGAGGTGCCACTGTCACTCACCTTCAAATTTTGTAGACTGCAGCCGGCAGGGTCTGGCTGAAGTCCCTTCCGATCTGCCTCCTCAGACTCTAACCCTGCACTTACAAGATAACCAGATACGTCAGCTTCCGGCTTCTGCATTTAAGTCAGTGCCACAGCTCACAGCCTTGAACTTGCACAACAATTCTCTTTCAAATCTGACCTCCGGAGTTTTCCATGGACTTCAGCACTTGCGGGTCTTAAACCTAACCCAGAACTCCCTGCATTCCCTGGAAAGCAGACTTTTCCATTCCCTCCCACAGCTGAGGGAACTTGATTTATCATCAAACAACATAAGCCACCTTCCCACATCCCTGGGTGAGCCTTGGGAGAACCTAACTGTATTTGCGATCCAACAAAACCAGCTTCAGCAGCTCGATCGAGCCCTCCTAGAATCCATGCCCAGAGTGAGGCATTTATTTCTCAAGGACAACCTCTGGAAATGCAATTGCCACTTGCTCAGTCTTAAACTCTGGCTGGAGACGTTTATCTATAAAG GGGGAATAACAGACAGCATCATCTGTGCCTCACCGGACACCTGGAAGGGAAAGGACCTCCTTAAAATCCCTCACGAGCTGTACCAGCCCTGCCCTTTTCCTTCTCCAGACCTGGAGTCCTCACAGGTGCAGCAGCTAGGTGCTGCCCACCGGGCTGTACCCAGGCCCCCTGAGAGCCACAGCTCAGGGGAGCGAGACCACTGGGAGTGTGAGATCAAACCCAAGCCGAGGCCAGCCAATCTGCGCCACGCCgtggccaccatcatcatcacgGGGGTGGTATGTGGGATCGTGTGTCTCATGATGTTGGCGGCTGTCATTTATGGCTGCACCTATGCAGCTATTACCGCCCAGTACCATGCGGGACGCTTGGCTCAGATCAATGAGCCTGcgaagacagaaggaaaagagctgTTTGACAGCTCAATGGCCTGA